TAAATCCCTTGCCGGATGCCGGTGCATTGGATTTGGAACCCTGAGATGCTGGCCGGCGAATTACCCGAGTTAATCACCGCCGCTTGGCGGGCGCCGAGTTACGGTTTTGCCAAGCGCTTCGGCATCATCGTCGCCGGCGATGACGATCAGTCGCTCTGCTTGCTGTATCGGCAGGACGCCCCGGTTACCGCCTTGTTGGAGGTTCGGCGCCTGCTGAATCAACCCGTATCGCTCAAGTTATTATCCGAACAGGATTTCGAGCGCCGGTTGCAGGCGGCTTACGAACATAAATCCGGCCATGCCCAGCAAATGGTCAACGATCTGCACGAAAATGTGGATTTGTCGGATATGGCCCAACATCTGCCCAAGCCGGAAGACTTGCTGGAAAGCGAAGACGAAGCGCCCATCATCCGCCTGATCAATGCGCTGCTGACCGAAGCCATCAAGGAAAACGCCTCGGATATTCACATCGAACCCTACGAATCGCGCATGGTGGTGCGCTTTCGCGTCGATGGTGTGCTGCGCGAGATTATCGAGCCGCAACGCGAATTTGCCCCCATGGTGATTTCGCGCTTGAAAGTGATGGCCAAACTCGATATTGCTGAAAAACGCCTGCCGCAGGACGGGCGTATTTCCCTGAATATCGGCGGCCGTACCGTCGATGTGCGGGTATCGACTTTGCCGTCCGGCCACGGCGAGCGGGTGGTTTTGCGTTTGCTGGACAAGCAGGCCAATCAATTGAATCTGAAACAGGTCGGCATGGCGCAACGGGAGCTGGACTGCATTCAAGGCATGATCGCCCGTCCGCACGGCATTATCCTGGTCACCGGCCCCACCGGCTCCGGTAAAACCACCAGCTTGTACGCCATCGTCAATCAGCTCAATCAGCGTAGCCGCAATATTCTGACGGTGGAAGACCCGATCGAATATTACCTGGACGGCATCGGCCAGACCCAGGTCAACAGCAAGGTGGAGATGACCTTTGCCAAGGGCTTGCGGGCCATCTTGCGGCAAGACCCGGATGTGGTGATGGTGGGCGAAATTCGCGACCGGGAAACCGCTGAAATCGCCGTGCA
This sequence is a window from Methylomonas methanica MC09. Protein-coding genes within it:
- the gspE gene encoding type II secretion system ATPase GspE, whose product is MLAGELPELITAAWRAPSYGFAKRFGIIVAGDDDQSLCLLYRQDAPVTALLEVRRLLNQPVSLKLLSEQDFERRLQAAYEHKSGHAQQMVNDLHENVDLSDMAQHLPKPEDLLESEDEAPIIRLINALLTEAIKENASDIHIEPYESRMVVRFRVDGVLREIIEPQREFAPMVISRLKVMAKLDIAEKRLPQDGRISLNIGGRTVDVRVSTLPSGHGERVVLRLLDKQANQLNLKQVGMAQRELDCIQGMIARPHGIILVTGPTGSGKTTSLYAIVNQLNQRSRNILTVEDPIEYYLDGIGQTQVNSKVEMTFAKGLRAILRQDPDVVMVGEIRDRETAEIAVQASLTGHLVLSTLHTNTAVGAITRLRDMGVEPFLLASSLVGVIAQRLVRVLCPHCKQPAGVEGRDLFRLGYIGPQYETVSVYQPQGCPLCYGHGYKGRAGIFELIPLDNQMAKLIHEGAGDMALEQHARLLAPSIQQSALDKVLAGETSLDEALRMTLKD